One Desulfobulbus propionicus DSM 2032 DNA segment encodes these proteins:
- a CDS encoding sigma-54-dependent transcriptional regulator produces the protein MAGETILIVDDKSSFRFLVQGYLKDAGYATVCAGGAVEALELLDRMAIDLMLSDLIMPDMDGVALLAEVQRRFPHLPFVVITAHGSVESAVTAMKQGADDYLLKPLHREELLLTIGRSLEGAHLRQRCDQMEGLLNERFSFEHIKTVSPVMASVLKAARQVAAFAGTTVALYGESGVGKEVLARAIHSASGCSPAAFVPVNCAAIPETLLESELFGHVKGAFTGADSSREGKCRRARGGTLFLDEIGDMPLPLQAKLLRMLEEKVYECLGSDETQPADFRVIVATHRNLKQLSQEGQFRTDLFYRLNVFPLTIPPLRDRREDIPHLAEHFLEIFRRHQGKALPGLSRAAMDVIMAHDWPGNVRELRNRLEYAAIMTSGELIQPEHLRLHGPAGTNCGAPSSLLTLHFEFTPETFSLNEVVNRLKAWALAQTGNNKSAAARLLKTTRKLFY, from the coding sequence ATGGCCGGAGAAACGATCCTGATCGTCGATGACAAATCGAGCTTTCGTTTTTTGGTGCAGGGCTACCTGAAAGATGCGGGGTATGCAACCGTCTGCGCTGGTGGCGCTGTCGAGGCCCTGGAGCTGCTGGACCGGATGGCCATTGATCTGATGCTTTCGGATCTAATCATGCCGGACATGGATGGTGTTGCCCTGCTTGCCGAGGTCCAGCGACGTTTTCCCCATCTGCCCTTTGTGGTGATCACCGCCCACGGCAGCGTCGAGTCGGCCGTGACCGCGATGAAGCAGGGCGCGGATGACTATCTGCTCAAACCGCTGCACCGCGAGGAGCTGCTGCTGACCATCGGCCGCAGCTTGGAGGGAGCCCATTTGCGGCAGCGTTGCGATCAGATGGAGGGGCTGCTCAACGAGCGCTTCAGTTTCGAGCATATCAAAACGGTCTCCCCGGTCATGGCCTCGGTTTTGAAGGCTGCCCGTCAGGTGGCTGCTTTCGCCGGCACCACGGTTGCCCTCTACGGCGAAAGCGGCGTCGGCAAGGAGGTGCTGGCCCGGGCCATTCACAGTGCCTCGGGGTGTTCGCCCGCGGCCTTCGTGCCGGTCAACTGCGCCGCCATCCCGGAAACCTTGTTGGAGAGCGAGCTTTTTGGCCATGTCAAAGGCGCCTTTACCGGCGCGGACAGCAGCCGGGAGGGCAAATGCCGCCGGGCCAGGGGCGGCACCCTGTTTCTCGACGAGATCGGCGACATGCCGTTGCCCCTTCAGGCCAAGCTGCTGCGGATGCTGGAAGAAAAGGTGTATGAATGCCTCGGTTCCGATGAAACGCAGCCAGCCGATTTCCGGGTCATCGTCGCCACCCATCGCAACCTGAAACAGTTGTCCCAGGAGGGACAATTCCGTACCGATCTGTTCTACCGGCTCAATGTTTTTCCCCTGACCATTCCGCCGCTGCGGGATCGCCGGGAAGATATTCCTCATCTGGCCGAACATTTCCTCGAAATTTTCCGCCGGCATCAGGGAAAGGCGCTGCCCGGCCTTTCTCGGGCGGCGATGGATGTTATCATGGCCCACGATTGGCCGGGCAACGTGCGCGAGTTGCGTAACCGCTTGGAATATGCGGCCATCATGACCAGCGGCGAATTGATCCAGCCGGAACATCTGCGACTCCACGGGCCTGCCGGCACCAACTGCGGCGCGCCATCCTCCCTCCTCACCCTCCATTTTGAATTCACTCCCGAAACTTTTTCCCTGAACGAAGTGGTCAATCGGCTCAAGGCGTGGGCCCTGGCCCAGACCGGCAACAACAAATCAGCCGCCGCCCGTTTGCTCAAGACAACCCGCAAGCTTTTTTATTGA
- a CDS encoding bifunctional diguanylate cyclase/phosphodiesterase, whose protein sequence is MSANNDSRVGGEEPENDGRAERGAAAWWERGLLSLFPPRMPIRWHFVGLFSLTTACILILSGLLIYSVVYENMRRNMMEKLAGSTVAIKDVVEQAAQLAVRSHLQAIAHMNIDMLDGLERQVHEGRLSRDAAMQLAKERLLTQHVGERGYVAAMTGAGSMVAHSQAPNISTGPSLSPHLRQQVTLKNGYLEQEWQAADEAAASAKGVYLAYFQPWDWIIAVVGVKHEFTVLLDDLRHGLRSQHFGNTGYAFIVNSQGDIILHPWLIGNVHRLSNQVAREVFTRILSMKNGQFSYLWDEENGMDKKKKIIFFNHIPAIDWIVASTVYEEEMFEPLTRLGWIILIIVCGAMGMVVPLCLYLGSLMTRPLARLAEQMHRAAEGEISIRAEEDALGEIGLVGHHFNRYLERLRQSNEKILTEIRERIQAEQQLMLYHKAFEHALEGIGITDQEGTLVAVNQAFCDITGYSQPELLGRNMRLLKSHRQDQSFYRQMWTSLRTTGRWTGEIWNRRKNGEIYPEILSISTIYDERRAVAHHVAVFHDITEMKRQEEQIIHQAYHDMLTGLPNRLLANDRIEVSIAHARRSGSKLAVLFLDLDNFKNTNDSLGHEWGDKLLLGVANRLVSQVREEDTVARLGGDEFLILVAALASEEVVIDLAKRLLRSLAAPFNIDDTELFVTVSIGVAFFPEDGSSAGILTKHADIAMYEAKARGKNRYCLFTSDLSERIVFLRQLENNLRQAVGNREFTVFFQPKIDPVNGTMTGAEALVRWRKEDGTIVNPADFIPLAEETGLIIPLGEQVLEQACHMLTILERLGRPELSIAVNLSPLQFVQNNLVERILAMLDRHGIAHDRLELEITETAMMTNLAKTVDTLNQLAGAGIAIAVDDFGTGYSSLSYLKRFPIRTLKIDRSFIRDLTRDPSDDQLVETIILMAHNLGIHVVAEGVESAEQLEWLKQRRCEQIQGYVCSRPLPHEAFLAFIERSVPVPGNRGNTILERSD, encoded by the coding sequence GTGTCGGCCAATAACGATTCCCGTGTCGGCGGTGAAGAACCGGAGAACGACGGCCGTGCCGAGCGCGGAGCCGCCGCCTGGTGGGAACGCGGCCTCTTGTCGCTCTTCCCTCCGAGGATGCCCATCCGATGGCATTTTGTCGGCCTCTTTTCCCTGACCACCGCCTGTATCCTGATTTTGTCCGGCCTGCTGATCTATTCGGTCGTCTATGAGAACATGCGGCGCAACATGATGGAGAAGCTCGCCGGGTCCACCGTTGCGATCAAGGACGTGGTCGAACAGGCGGCGCAACTCGCCGTTCGCAGCCATTTGCAGGCGATCGCCCACATGAACATCGACATGCTTGACGGCTTGGAACGGCAGGTGCATGAGGGCCGATTGAGCCGGGATGCGGCCATGCAGCTGGCCAAGGAGCGCTTGCTGACGCAGCATGTCGGCGAGCGGGGGTATGTGGCGGCCATGACAGGCGCAGGCTCGATGGTGGCCCATTCCCAAGCCCCGAACATTTCCACCGGTCCATCGCTTTCGCCCCATCTCCGGCAACAGGTGACCCTGAAAAACGGCTACCTGGAGCAGGAATGGCAAGCCGCCGATGAGGCGGCGGCCAGCGCCAAGGGGGTCTATCTGGCCTACTTTCAACCGTGGGACTGGATCATTGCCGTTGTCGGTGTGAAGCACGAGTTCACCGTGCTCCTCGATGATCTTCGTCACGGGTTGCGTTCCCAGCATTTCGGCAACACCGGGTACGCCTTCATCGTCAACAGCCAGGGGGACATCATTCTTCACCCTTGGCTGATCGGCAATGTGCACCGTTTGTCCAACCAGGTTGCTCGAGAGGTGTTCACGCGGATCCTCTCGATGAAAAATGGGCAATTCAGCTACCTGTGGGACGAGGAAAACGGGATGGATAAGAAGAAAAAAATCATCTTTTTCAACCATATTCCCGCAATTGACTGGATCGTGGCCTCGACCGTGTACGAGGAGGAGATGTTTGAACCCTTGACCCGGCTGGGGTGGATCATCCTGATCATTGTCTGTGGCGCCATGGGCATGGTGGTGCCGTTGTGCCTGTACCTCGGCAGCCTGATGACCCGGCCGCTTGCCCGCCTGGCCGAACAGATGCACCGCGCCGCCGAAGGCGAGATCAGCATCCGCGCCGAAGAGGACGCCTTGGGGGAGATCGGCCTGGTGGGGCATCATTTCAACCGTTATCTCGAACGGTTGCGGCAGTCGAACGAGAAAATTTTGACCGAGATTCGGGAGCGCATTCAGGCGGAACAGCAGTTGATGCTCTATCACAAGGCCTTTGAACACGCCCTGGAAGGGATTGGCATAACCGATCAGGAGGGAACACTGGTCGCCGTCAATCAGGCCTTTTGCGACATCACCGGCTACAGCCAGCCGGAACTCCTTGGGCGCAACATGCGGCTGCTGAAGTCCCACCGTCAGGACCAGTCGTTTTACCGGCAGATGTGGACCAGCCTGCGGACCACGGGCCGGTGGACCGGAGAGATCTGGAACAGGCGCAAAAACGGGGAAATCTATCCGGAAATCCTGAGCATCAGCACCATCTACGACGAGCGTCGGGCGGTCGCCCACCATGTGGCCGTGTTCCACGACATCACCGAGATGAAGCGGCAGGAAGAGCAAATCATCCATCAGGCCTACCACGACATGCTCACCGGCCTGCCCAACCGCCTCCTGGCCAACGACCGGATCGAGGTGTCCATCGCCCATGCCAGGCGTAGCGGCAGTAAGTTGGCGGTGCTGTTCCTCGATCTGGACAACTTCAAGAACACCAATGACAGCCTGGGCCACGAGTGGGGCGATAAACTCCTGCTGGGCGTAGCCAACCGCTTGGTGTCCCAGGTACGGGAGGAGGATACCGTGGCCCGCCTCGGCGGCGATGAATTTCTTATCCTGGTGGCCGCCCTTGCCTCGGAAGAAGTGGTGATCGATTTGGCCAAACGGCTGCTGCGCAGTCTGGCCGCGCCGTTCAACATCGACGATACCGAGCTGTTCGTCACCGTCAGCATCGGCGTGGCCTTTTTCCCCGAGGACGGGAGCAGCGCCGGCATCCTGACCAAACATGCCGATATTGCCATGTACGAGGCCAAGGCGAGGGGGAAAAACAGGTATTGCCTGTTCACCTCCGACCTGAGCGAGCGGATCGTTTTCCTCCGCCAACTGGAGAACAACCTCCGTCAGGCCGTGGGCAACCGCGAGTTCACCGTGTTCTTCCAACCCAAGATCGACCCGGTCAACGGGACGATGACCGGGGCCGAGGCCCTGGTACGCTGGCGGAAGGAGGACGGCACCATCGTCAATCCAGCCGATTTCATCCCGCTGGCCGAGGAAACCGGCCTGATCATTCCCCTGGGGGAACAGGTGCTGGAGCAGGCCTGTCACATGCTCACTATCCTGGAGCGTTTGGGCCGGCCGGAACTGTCCATCGCGGTCAATCTGTCGCCGCTGCAGTTTGTGCAAAACAATCTGGTCGAGCGAATCCTGGCCATGCTGGACCGGCATGGAATCGCCCATGACCGGCTCGAACTGGAGATCACCGAAACCGCGATGATGACCAATCTGGCCAAAACCGTCGATACCCTCAATCAACTGGCAGGTGCCGGCATCGCCATTGCCGTGGACGATTTCGGCACCGGCTATTCCTCGCTTTCCTATCTCAAGCGGTTTCCCATTCGCACCCTGAAAATCGATCGCTCCTTTATCCGTGATCTGACCCGCGACCCCAGCGACGACCAACTGGTGGAAACCATCATTCTCATGGCGCACAATCTGGGGATCCACGTGGTTGCCGAGGGGGTCGAATCCGCCGAGCAGCTCGAATGGCTCAAGCAGCGACGCTGCGAACAGATTCAAGGCTATGTGTGCAGCCGGCCCTTGCCCCACGAAGCGTTCCTCGCCTTTATCGAACGGTCCGTCCCTGTGCCGGGAAACCGGGGAAACACGATCCTGGAACGATCCGACTGA
- a CDS encoding methyl-accepting chemotaxis protein, which produces MNIRSIGFRLIVGGCLAVALPLAVVGYLAVSKSSTALSDIARNNAASQAQKLATVIEATLDAQAKTAAAHAVDTNVRLIGQKVKEAGLEGAATDIAQLRQQMKDKFKQLDSSYLGIFVTDAKGYMYTGELASGEEYKGVNLADMDYFQKAKNSGKAVVGDVVYSKVTNDVIYVLCAPIFSYTGEFLGIFGLSLKAQPLMSHVATVKVGNSGYAFMCDQNGLIIAHPKKELEMKLDLKTLADMDKITKAMMAGEQGARDYIFQGVPKIAGFAPVPLKGWSIAVTQDEAEFLAAANSIRNSILLITLVAVALVCGLVLLFSRSITVPLKNAVEGLKDIAQGEGDLTMRLRVNSRDEIGELARWFNLFIEKLQGIVGEIAGNTRSIDASSNDLARIAADLSSSSEDTSQRADSVAAAAEEMTVNLNNVAAAMEQSTTNTSMVASAAEEMTATIGEIANNAQKAHTISLAAVEQAGSTSLKMAELGKAAQAIGRVTEAITEISEQTNLLALNATIEAARAGEAGKGFAVVANEIKELAKQTAVATQDIKQQIGEVQDTTSTTVTEINQISEVINNINEIVAVISTAVDEQRSATQEIANNIAQASQGMNEVNENVSQSSLVAASITKDISTVNGASAEISSNSQQVKTSADDLQRLAATLKAIVDGFKI; this is translated from the coding sequence ATGAACATTCGATCCATTGGTTTTCGGCTCATTGTCGGTGGCTGCCTGGCGGTGGCCCTGCCGCTTGCCGTTGTCGGCTATCTCGCGGTGTCGAAGTCCTCGACCGCGTTGAGCGATATCGCCCGAAACAACGCGGCGTCCCAGGCGCAGAAGTTGGCCACGGTTATCGAGGCCACCTTGGATGCCCAGGCGAAAACCGCGGCCGCGCACGCGGTCGACACCAATGTCCGCTTGATCGGCCAGAAGGTCAAGGAAGCGGGCCTGGAAGGGGCGGCAACCGATATCGCCCAGCTTCGGCAACAGATGAAGGACAAGTTCAAACAGCTGGACAGCAGTTATTTGGGCATCTTCGTCACCGATGCCAAGGGCTACATGTATACCGGTGAGTTGGCCAGCGGCGAGGAGTATAAGGGGGTCAACCTGGCGGACATGGACTATTTCCAAAAGGCCAAGAACAGTGGCAAGGCGGTGGTCGGCGACGTGGTCTACTCCAAGGTCACCAACGATGTCATTTATGTGCTCTGCGCGCCGATCTTTTCCTATACGGGCGAGTTTCTCGGTATTTTCGGTTTGTCGCTCAAGGCCCAGCCGCTGATGAGCCACGTGGCCACAGTCAAGGTCGGCAACTCCGGCTACGCCTTCATGTGCGACCAGAACGGCTTGATCATCGCCCATCCCAAGAAGGAGCTGGAGATGAAGCTCGACCTCAAGACCCTGGCCGACATGGACAAGATCACCAAGGCGATGATGGCCGGGGAGCAGGGAGCGCGGGACTATATTTTCCAGGGCGTGCCGAAGATTGCCGGGTTCGCGCCGGTGCCCCTCAAGGGATGGAGCATCGCCGTCACCCAGGATGAGGCGGAGTTTTTGGCTGCTGCCAATTCGATCAGAAACAGCATCCTGTTGATCACCCTGGTGGCGGTGGCCTTGGTGTGCGGACTGGTGCTGCTCTTTTCCCGCAGCATCACCGTGCCGCTGAAGAACGCGGTCGAGGGACTGAAGGATATCGCCCAGGGAGAAGGAGATCTGACCATGCGCCTGCGGGTCAATTCCCGCGACGAGATCGGCGAACTGGCCCGCTGGTTCAACCTCTTTATCGAGAAACTGCAGGGCATTGTCGGTGAAATTGCCGGCAACACCCGATCCATCGACGCCTCGTCCAACGACCTCGCCCGGATTGCCGCCGATCTCTCCAGCAGTTCCGAGGACACCTCGCAGCGGGCCGACAGCGTGGCCGCCGCCGCCGAGGAGATGACGGTCAATCTCAACAACGTGGCCGCAGCCATGGAACAGTCCACCACCAATACCTCGATGGTGGCCAGCGCCGCCGAGGAGATGACCGCCACCATCGGCGAGATCGCCAACAACGCCCAGAAGGCCCACACCATTTCCCTGGCCGCGGTCGAGCAGGCCGGTTCGACCTCCTTGAAGATGGCCGAGCTGGGCAAGGCCGCCCAGGCGATCGGCAGGGTCACCGAAGCGATCACCGAGATCTCCGAGCAGACCAACCTGCTGGCGCTGAACGCCACCATCGAGGCGGCCCGGGCCGGCGAAGCGGGCAAGGGATTCGCGGTGGTGGCCAACGAAATCAAGGAACTGGCCAAACAGACCGCCGTCGCCACCCAGGACATCAAGCAACAGATCGGCGAGGTCCAGGACACCACATCGACCACGGTCACCGAGATCAACCAGATTTCCGAGGTCATCAACAATATCAACGAAATCGTGGCGGTGATCTCCACCGCGGTGGACGAGCAGCGATCGGCCACCCAGGAGATCGCCAACAATATCGCCCAGGCCTCCCAGGGGATGAACGAGGTCAACGAGAATGTCAGCCAGAGTTCCCTGGTGGCGGCCTCGATCACCAAGGACATCAGCACGGTCAATGGCGCGTCAGCCGAGATTTCCAGCAACAGCCAGCAGGTGAAGACCAGCGCCGACGATCTGCAGCGGTTGGCCGCCACCCTCAAGGCTATTGTCGATGGATTCAAAATCTGA
- a CDS encoding Os1348 family NHLP clan protein, translating into MSQRAVEHCIGRLITDDQFRRMAGVSLSRACLQAGIDLTPAEINLLSLLDLGSLAQVSLCLDPGLHRTARRVGQ; encoded by the coding sequence ATGTCGCAGCGAGCCGTTGAACATTGTATTGGCCGCCTGATCACCGACGATCAATTCCGCCGTATGGCCGGCGTGTCGCTTTCGCGGGCCTGTCTTCAAGCCGGTATCGACCTGACGCCCGCGGAAATCAACCTGCTCTCCCTGCTGGACCTCGGCTCCCTCGCCCAGGTCAGTCTCTGTCTCGACCCTGGCCTCCATCGGACCGCACGTCGTGTCGGCCAATAA